The DNA segment AAGTGGACCGGCTACTGTTTGCCGCCACCAAGGTGGACCAGGTGCTCGCAGCGGATCACGATGCGTTGCGCCAGCTACTGGGGCAGCAGCTGCAGCAGACCTTTAGCGGAGCCCGCCATCGCGGTCTGCCCATTTTCAGTGAGGCAATTGCTGCCGTGCGCTGTTCCCGGGAGGATCAGCGCAGTGGCCGGCGCATGCTGGTAGGGCACGACCTGCAGGGGCGCTATCTCGGCTTTGAAAATGCAGAAATATTTTCCCAATTGCCAGCGGACCAGGCGGGTTGGAACCACTATACCGGGGCCGCGCCACCACAGCTGCGCCCACCCTTGGGTATGGCGTCTGGCCATATCCCGCATATTCGCGTTGATGCGCTGCTAAATCTGCTGTTGGGAGACAAAGTGTGACAAACGGTGACAACAAAGCCCCGCTGCGATGCACAACACGAATTGAGCCACTGGAAGAGTTGGGAGTGGAAGCGCCTCAGCGGGATACAACGCGGGTGGAAGCGCTGATTGGAGAGTCTGAGGAGATACCCAGATCAATTACCACGGGAGAATCCCTGCCAGACCGTATCGCTTTTTCTGAATTGCGCCTGCCGTCGTTTCACCTGAGATGGCTGAGGCCAGCATCGTTGTCGATAGCCGGACTTGTACTGGCTGTGTTGGCCTGGGAGTTGCGCCAGTTATACACATGGGCGGTGGATAAGCACTGGGCCCTCGGAGTGCTCGCCGCTCTGGTGATCGTCGCCTTCGTATTCACCATTGTCAGTTCGGTATGGGAATTTTTTCGAGCCGGACAGCCTTTGCGCAAACTTGAGAAAACCCGGGTGATGGCCGCGCAGATGCGTGACTGTCGCAGCCATGAAGAGGCAGAGATTTTTCGGTGCCAGTTACAGGAGTATTTTGTCGGTAAGCCCCAGGGAGCTTTACTAGACCGGGTGTTGGATGTGGCCCCCGATTACTATGACAGCAGTGAACTGTTGCAGTACCTTGAGACCGCTTTTCTCCATGCCCTTGATCAGGAGGCGCTGAGACGCGTAGTGCGCCATTCCACCACGACGGGGACCCTGGTTGGTTTAAGCCCGTTTGCTAGTATCGATATCCTTGTTGCCTTGCGCCAGGCTCTGCGCATGATTGATGATGTGGCGCAAATCTACGGTATACGACCCTCAATGGTGGTGCGCTGGCGCCTGTTTAAAAAGGTCCTGGCTCTGGTGGCCTACAGCGGTGCCAGCGAGTATGCAATTTCTGAGCTGTGGCCTGAGTTGGTTGGTGACAGCGTGCTATCAGCTATTTCCGTGCGTCTGGGGCAGGGGGTTGGTGCCAGCCTGTTTGTGGCCCGTATTGGCTTAGCAACCCTGCAGGGTTGCAGGCCCATCCCTTTTGCGGGCAAGCAGGGGCCCCGGTTGGGGACGGTGATAGGGAATATTGGTGCTGGACTGAAAGAGCGTATGCCCGGGGTCTTTTCGGCAGTCGCTCGTGGCCGTTACGGGACGCAGCCTGTGACCCCAGGCACCTGCCAAAGCACCCAGGACAGGCCTTGATCTTGGCTAGATTACTTAGAAGCCACGAAAGACGCCAAGTCCCCGGCGGGGTGGGTACACCAATGGCGGGGATTCCCCCTTATGCTTTTGCATAAGAAATCTCCACAGGCCACGAACCCGATACTGGTCGGGATTTGGGTGACTCTGGCTGCGGTTTTACTGAAACTGCCTCTGCATCAACATGCGTGTATGATGCCGGTCTAACAGCTGGGCCAGGTCCCTATAGCGGCGTTTTATGAAGGGGGCTGGGTTGTTGTTTCCGGCATCATCCCGGTATTCAACACCAGAGCGGACATGCTGCAGCTCCCGAGCTAAGGCATTGATAGCGGTAAAGATATTCTGTGTGTCTTCCTGATTGTGGAACACATGGGTGTTGGAGGTGTCCATCAGGTAATCATTGCACTCGGTCAGCCATTCCAGTCTCTGCTCCAGAAACCTTATGGTATTGCGGATACCCCCTGTGTACTCCAGGTTGAAATGCTCGTTGATATACTTGTCGAGGCTGCGCATACCTGAATCGATAAATTGTTCCACGACACTGTTACAGTAGTCGTTGGTCAGGTAGGCGGGATGGGGATTGGCGTAGCTCTGGCTGTTGGCAATAAACAGGATCAATAGCCCAAGGGCTCGCTGAGTCGCTCTAATAGGAAAGTTCATGATCATGCTCAGGAGTTGTTTTTTTAATGATGGTTATTCTATCTGCTAAACATACTGTCTGAATTGTGACTTTGTTTCCGGGCTGCTTTTTGTGACAGCCTTCACATGAATATCTAAAGTGCGAAAGGGTGTCAACGATTATTAAGTACAGAAAGTCATTTCTGTTCCAGACTAGATTGAGAGTAGAGTTTTCTTTTCGACTGCTGCTCCCGAAGCTGCAGAATAGTTGAACGAATGGTGGGGGTTTGCTTTGGCAGAATACGAATTTGATCTTTTTGTAATCGGGGCGGGTTCCGGTGGCGTGCGCGCTGCAAGAATGGCCGCGGAGCAGGGTATGAAAGTGGCTGTGGCGGAAGACCGCTACATGGGTGGAACTTGTGTCAATGTGGGCTGCGTCCCCAAAAAGCTGTTTGTTTATGCCAGTGGCTACAGCCAGGATTTTGTCGATGCCAGAGCCTATGGTTGGAAAAATCCGGGTGCAGAGTTCGACTGGCCGACATTGAGGGATAATAATGCACAGGAAATTTCCCGTCTCAATGGAATCTATCGTAGTCTACTGGACAATGCT comes from the Microbulbifer sp. MI-G genome and includes:
- a CDS encoding TIGR01620 family protein, which codes for MTNGDNKAPLRCTTRIEPLEELGVEAPQRDTTRVEALIGESEEIPRSITTGESLPDRIAFSELRLPSFHLRWLRPASLSIAGLVLAVLAWELRQLYTWAVDKHWALGVLAALVIVAFVFTIVSSVWEFFRAGQPLRKLEKTRVMAAQMRDCRSHEEAEIFRCQLQEYFVGKPQGALLDRVLDVAPDYYDSSELLQYLETAFLHALDQEALRRVVRHSTTTGTLVGLSPFASIDILVALRQALRMIDDVAQIYGIRPSMVVRWRLFKKVLALVAYSGASEYAISELWPELVGDSVLSAISVRLGQGVGASLFVARIGLATLQGCRPIPFAGKQGPRLGTVIGNIGAGLKERMPGVFSAVARGRYGTQPVTPGTCQSTQDRP